The genomic window GTCCGACGGTCGCCGTCACGCGCGGCGTCAGTTCGCGACACGTCTGCCCGTAGGGACGGGAACGAACTTACCGTTTGGTGATCCGGGTGAAAAGACGAACCGATGCGGACGCGGGCGATCGGACGAATCAGTGGGTCGGACAAACGAAACTCGGTCGAACGGGCGGTCGGCCGGACCCGAGGTGGCGACTACTGGACGATCGAGACGACCTGCTCGTATCGCGTGACCCGCTGGGACTCGGCGTCGTAGCTGACGACGCCGAGGTCCGCCATCGCGGGCAGGTGGGAGTGGTGGAGCGCGATCTTCGCACGCTCGGTGTCGTCGAAGGGGCCGCTGTCGCGGGCGCTGAGCTCGGCGGCGAGGCACTCGAGCGAGACCGGACTATCGCCCGCTTCGAGCAGCGAGAGGAGACGCATCCGAACCGGATCGACGAGCGTCTCGAGCAGGGTCTCGGCGTTCTCGCTGTCACAGAGATCGAGGAGGACGGAGAGATCCGCGGGATGTACCGGCGGTTCGTCGACGAGCGCGACGCCGTCGTCGTCCCAGTCGACGATATCGTACT from Natrinema versiforme includes these protein-coding regions:
- a CDS encoding ArsR family transcriptional regulator, with product MSSDAHLGGDMPDPLATVPTECYEILRHPRRLRLLEVLGCRQTRLSLSELTTELIDRTSTTASNGRARHEVRITLVHNHLPRLEEYDIVDWDDDGVALVDEPPVHPADLSVLLDLCDSENAETLLETLVDPVRMRLLSLLEAGDSPVSLECLAAELSARDSGPFDDTERAKIALHHSHLPAMADLGVVSYDAESQRVTRYEQVVSIVQ